Below is a window of Vanessa tameamea isolate UH-Manoa-2023 chromosome 11, ilVanTame1 primary haplotype, whole genome shotgun sequence DNA.
TTTTTGCCTCTGCAGAATTTATCTTCAACAtgatatattaactatatatactTAGACATTCGATTTGGACCTTGAATTTTCATTATCATCTCATCCGAAATTcttttacttcaataaaatgaGCAAGATAAAGAGAAAACAGTAAAAGCTTTCACATTACACCTAATTAAGATTTACAGTATTAGTGGGGCCGCGCCCTAATGCCATCAATTAATTTAGAAGAACGCTGAACTATTAGCGTTGTGATTTGATAGAATCGATCGCttgtataaactattttatgcGTTTGAATATTTTCTGATAATGGTTTAGGACCTTAAGTTAGATGATGAAATCGTCAATCTAATaatttgaaagatttttttaagggTCATCTACgtcattgtttataatatttgcttaaaaattaaacataccctatgtgtatttattttgttttacaatttttttttacgtatttaaaatcggcaagattaatttaaattatattatactgtcATCAAGGCATGCTATTCacgaatttagttttattaattataagtgacagacgatttaaataatttaaaaaaatatgttaatcgcAATGAAGGcatctttttttcatttaaataatgccATTACAGtatgatacatattatatatactaaataatatttataaatgctaaacTCTAGTAATTACCACTTGTTTAATGTTTATCCTCAAGTtgaatttcgttcaaattatttgaaacaCATTATTAGCAATCTTCATGAAAATTAATGTTAGTTTTCGCCAAAAAAAGAGAAATACCGTTTACACTTTGTCATTAGGAATAATACTATCATGTATGGAGGAATAAtactatcatatattataaacagcGAGTAATAATACGTGAGTATTTCGCTAAGGTTATATTATATCCTGTACAagtttgacagacgggctagtaatggaaaacagaaaatatatatagtggtccaaaaaataacgttttaaaatacatgtaaCTGTGACGAGATGGTGTGGGTGTATTATATGTGAAAATCTTTATTGCACTAGACATAAATTATTTGggaattattttgtgttatatatatttcttaataaatttacaatttttaaaatcattaaattaagaaaataatattgtcgtcattgcaaagttatgtcgatcagaaaaatttacatctgtcaaaaatattaagctAACTTGTACAGAGTATAGCATAAATCTAGGCCGGATCGCCCTTTTGGTTGAaacttattgattaaaattatactaatcccattaattaaacaaatattatcaattattattattatgttgaatTATCAATCGATTGTGAATTGGTTAATATaggtaaaaaatgtaaatagtacTTAATTtgacctaaataaaaaatatattaaaggaacTGCCTGCCAGTAACATCGACTTCAGTTAATCTCAGACAATTTTTGAGTACGTATTCGTATAATctcataaaaaagtatttttcgtagaattaaattttcttttaaaacttaGTCGCTCTTTTTATTAACCTTAACTTTCAATAAtcctttttatttgatttgattatattagCTAGTGTACCagcttttatttagattttagttatttttgccggatatttaaattatatgataagaaTATACGTTACaatacgtaaaaatatatatgtataaatcttctttacgtgtgtatgtaactgaaTTTCTCCCAAGCGGGTAGACcgatttcgatattttttttgtgtgtatatGAATagcaaaattcaatattaaatattcaagtcaaaaatctttattcaatatagaagtgtttacacttgcttattgatagtcaaaaatctaccaccggttcggaatttaacacctcggacctgagaagaaccggctaaagaaactcagcgggatatttttttatattctatagtcTAATGATACAATTTTACGTCAATTCTAAGGTACATATTGGGGTAGAAATTCCTTAAAGTTACTCTTCCAAAATTCCATGTCTTCTTTTTCTGGATATCGTTTAGGAACTAAATTCTCTCCGATATCTAAGTAGTCTTGGTTTTCCATTGTATAGGGAAGCCATTTCACACCAAGACTGTTATCAGGTGTTGGATcactgaaattttaaaattaaattagtaacgCTATATACGACACTTTTTGGCACAACCAActagctaataaaaaaaataggtacccGTATTTTGCAAAGTTCGTCCATAGCGTTGTCACCTGTTCGATCATTTTAAATGTAGGTGAATTCATATTAACTTCttccaatgaaaatatataactaagatCATCAGAATGAGCGACCACTGGCCTATAATTGAATAGTTGGTCTAATCCTGTcatgaaagtaaataaattcagCTCAGATTTAcacgtaaatttatacaaaaaacttttGTTCTTATTTTTCTTGGCAATCATTATTTCTTGACTTATTGTCCCATATGTAAACAACTCCATGTTAAAGTATCTTAATAAATCATCTAAATTGTCTCTCGAAGCAGTTTTATTCTTCAAATAGTAATCTTTAAATCTTCTGCCTATTTCCATTTGGGTTGTCAACGGAGTGTTCGTAGTGTATGGTTCAGGTACAAAAAATTCTAAGAAATTGTTAGCTTGATCAAATACTTTATCAACATCAATACCCATAGATAAATATAGTATTCCTTCGTCCTCTGTGTAACCATTCATAACCTCAACTCCTTCATGTATACCTTTTCGGAGGACTTCAAATGAGTGTCCATAAAAGAATCTTTCATTGTCACCGAATTTTGTTTCTTGAACTATACCAAAGTAAACTTTGGGAGCTTCTTTTGCTGACTCTACATATGTTATAGGTATTTTCTTTTTCACGAGATTTTCAATAGGTTGGGATTTTAAACACTCATAAATTTCTTTGTCGTTTGTCGAAACGCAGCCTAATTCTTTAGCGAGTAGTAAAGCTCTGTCACGCGCTCTAAACGTGTTTGGCCACCATGACGTTAGAGTGCCACTTTGAGTGATAGCTCTTTTGAAAAGTCCTTTGCTCATGGGTGATACTAAATGAAAAGAAACACTGGCACCACCAGCGCTTTCACCGAATATGGTAATATTATCAGGGTCGCCGCCAAAATGTTTGATATTCTTTTTAATCCATCTCAACGCTGCTACTTGGTCTTTCATTCCGGCGTTACCGGGGATATCTTCCGTGTCTAGAGAGAGAAAACCTAAAACTTCTAGTCTATAGTTCAAGGTAACGAGAACGACGTCTTTTCTTACTAAAAATTTGGGACTGAATACTGTATCATCGCCGCTGCCACTGGTAAAACCACCCCCGTGTATGAAAACCATTACAGGTAATGGTTTTAAGGGGGCAATATTTGGAGcgtaaatattaagatataaacaaTCTTCGCTTCCATCAGGTACCTGGGTTTCGTTTGTgaacatttcatatttaaaacaacttgAGCCATGTTCTGTGGCATCACGAACTCCTTGCCAAGGTTTCTTAGGTAGAGGAGCCTAGAAAGAGTAATGGAGTAATAGTAGGTGCTTTTTCGTTTACTCaaaatgctattattatttaatagatgtggtagtttttgttttaaaataaaaaaaagtatattaattaattatttaatttaataacatattaccATTTAcagttatttgtttaaaataaaatcaaagagaCACCAATTGTTATTAGTATTACAAAAGACtagatttttttgttgaaattcaagttttgttacatttgtctttttttatggtCCATTAATTAAACTGGCAAACGCGTAcggttacataattaaaattatttgtaagataTTTTCATGTCTCATGTTCGGATATTATAGTTGCTGAAGATTTTAATTACCTTGAACCTTAGGTCGCCCACTGGTGGCTCAGCGTAAGGGATACCCTTGAAGCTGAAGAAGGGACATCCATATTCATTGCCTACAACTTCACCTTCTAATATACCTTCACTAACTTCTACTTGAATTAGTCGTGATAAAAGAAGATATAACAAATTACACATATCCATTGCCTgagaagtaaaaataataacaataaatgataattaaatcgAGACATCGTTATGCTTTCTATCCTTATCTAATTCTTAActtttcatttactttaatttttttattattatagagaaCAAGAAACTCAACTTTGAAtacttatgaataatattcaattattttatattgaatatatcaaatatgaatataaaacgaatactcacaattattaaaaatatatttttttactttttaaaatattttcacttatgatttgtttttttcattgttGACTGAACACTGATATTTTCTTAAAGTAGTAGATATGATGTATCGTTGCCACcatgacaatattatttttatcggttAAGATAACTTATCAATTTTAGAAGTAAAACGTCCTTAGGCATGACAGAAATgcaatttagaaattaaatttgacCTCAGCATTTCTAAAGTCGCGTTTGGATAAATAGGTTGATTTGTCACGTCTACTGAGTTGGCAGCACTTTGagggttttatattaaaagctcCATCCTTAGTTTCATATAAGTATGTAGTTGATGTTttagttatgtatattttaaacactATATATTTAACCCGTacacaaatgtatttattcagaTTATTGCGTGAGttcaattatacaaattaaaaaaaaaacacaattgtaATCAGGTTCAATGGTATGCAGAGATCGCAACAGTGACGGTCATCACTTCTGAAGACGTATTTAGCCTGATATGATTTGTTGCTTgcaaactaatataaatatatcaaatcatgTCAGTGTAACAAAAATTGTCCATTATTTACCCGTCCCTGCTTTGCATGGATAgaacaaagtcaaagtcaaaaatctttgttcaatgtagaagtgattacacttgcttattgatagtccaaaatctaccaccggttcggaaattaacacctcggttCTAAGAAGAACCGTGtttagtgcgtgatccaagccattcggcatggtgggcattaaaatcgccaagaattacgatctctgcggatgggatctgctgcagcacggaatctgtagccacttggacgtgctcaaccagtcggtcggtttcggcattaccgctatgggacctataaaggcacgcgtagattcgcggatggtcgtcgcagtctacacggagccagataatcgataggtcctgcccttcaaggctgccgaggcgtcgagagcagatatcatctctgacgtaaacgcacaccccagctcgtggtacaaaggaatgttccaatttgtacccggggtaagaaaaaaatgtcgtatcggcaggagaggatatctgggtctcggtaagaaagagcaaggccggcttcgccgtctcaaggtgaaagtgaacggcgttcaagttggagttgagtccccttatgttgcagaagtccacagtgtgggtggaaggggttgccttatgatgcctgctccgcttgccccgaacagtggcgagcgcaaaattgccccccccagaattcggagggcagcctgggcatccctgctcaggtggtgtacgtcctgagcatggatgcccagagagggattctccaccgcagtcgctgatggtaccctcctggggtaatgaaaccaaattctgcacaaccattatgttttggggggaaTGCGGATCGgacctccgggactctcacataccggacgaaacgcggtagcatagctaccactttacgccgattttgagtgagagagtggtacttccccgggcatgccggcccattcggctgcaacccaaaggtatgcagtgtggcactaccaccgTAAAAGCTAAGTTTTACATATTGTGTAGAGGGGCCTAAAAAGGTTCAACTGAAATGgttggtcaatatttcttattattttttacatttgcaTCGACAAGAATCTCGCGGTTCTGAAGTCGAACCCGAGATTAGTTCAATGTTTGATGGATCGCTAAAGAGActcatttttaacaaaattatcataaaacaatGATCGATATATGGTATATGCAACactcattacaataaaaatagaaaatgcattacaaagtaaatatataacaattacatttttaattaaaataattaaatgtaccaACGAAACTAGATTATGTAATGAATGCAATCACAATAATTCGACAACTCAcagacataagtactgctagactagtttattttattaattttcatagtaTACTAGTATTTCCTAGTCTTATGTTAttctagctgttacccgcggcatTGTTCGcgtagaatatgtatatatttacaaattaacttaaaattttacgttaatgtgagacctctttgtataccacattggtttgtatttcagcccttagggtagaatattcagaaatgcttaaatacgtatcaactcatttttaatcagtggcacaaaaataaaatttcttgcttctaacttaaaaaatgacggacttccagactaagctatataaaaaatgtcaacccTTATTAAACCCCTTATAG
It encodes the following:
- the LOC113400819 gene encoding juvenile hormone esterase-like: MDMCNLLYLLLSRLIQVEVSEGILEGEVVGNEYGCPFFSFKGIPYAEPPVGDLRFKAPLPKKPWQGVRDATEHGSSCFKYEMFTNETQVPDGSEDCLYLNIYAPNIAPLKPLPVMVFIHGGGFTSGSGDDTVFSPKFLVRKDVVLVTLNYRLEVLGFLSLDTEDIPGNAGMKDQVAALRWIKKNIKHFGGDPDNITIFGESAGGASVSFHLVSPMSKGLFKRAITQSGTLTSWWPNTFRARDRALLLAKELGCVSTNDKEIYECLKSQPIENLVKKKIPITYVESAKEAPKVYFGIVQETKFGDNERFFYGHSFEVLRKGIHEGVEVMNGYTEDEGILYLSMGIDVDKVFDQANNFLEFFVPEPYTTNTPLTTQMEIGRRFKDYYLKNKTASRDNLDDLLRYFNMELFTYGTISQEIMIAKKNKNKSFLYKFTCKSELNLFTFMTGLDQLFNYRPVVAHSDDLSYIFSLEEVNMNSPTFKMIEQVTTLWTNFAKYGDPTPDNSLGVKWLPYTMENQDYLDIGENLVPKRYPEKEDMEFWKSNFKEFLPQYVP